AGAAAGTGCAAGTCCTGCTTACATACACCATACAGATAAccttaaatgaaaattttttgcAAGAAACCTGCTCATCTTGTGACGAGCTCTAGCACAGTCATGTTGGATTAATTTTTCCACAACATACAAAGAGTATGTGAAATGATGCTAAAAAAGCTGAAGATAGTTGTTACTACCTTCAAAACCAGAATCTGCTTCCATGGAAAAAGAGTAAAAACATTTCTAGCAGCAGCCAATAAACTAACTTGAACCTGCAGACTAAGTTTACAGATTTGGTTTTCTGCACTACACAATGTTTTAAATTGCCTAGACAGTTCTTCAAAAATGCCAAGGTTTGTAGCATCTGACAATACTAACCCAAGCAAATTGTACAACTAAGTCACCAATAAAGGTTCTGTGTTTACAGAAAGCACAACAGTTTTCTGTCTGTGGTGGAAACTGGACAACAGAGACCCTCACTGGCTACACAATTACCACTGTATAGACCCGCAATAAAAACACTACAATATTGAAACAGAATATACTTCCAGAGAACTTGAGCATTCAAGAAAGCAACTGTTGAGTAATAACAACAGACAAGAACCCTCACGTTCAGATTAtacatgcttttatttctttttttttttacctccacTCCTATTATTCTCCTTCAGTGAGAATGTTCCACAGCACGTTTCTTATTCTTGTCTCCAAGCATAGAATGttaaaaattccatttaattAAATGTAACAACATGAAATTTAAAGTACAAAGAGAACCAGAAGTTTAGAAGACCATCTCAATATCTACAAAGCCATTACCATGTAATCGTAGCAAGGGTATTAAGACTTGAAAAATACCCAAATATGCTACATACTGTTAACTAGGTCCTCCACAGACTACCTCTGCATGGTTTCAATGGCTATCAGAAACCAAAGTGAAAATGCACAGTATTAGCTTGCTGTTGAAAACATCCACACCTCGGGAAGCTGCTTTGGTACACGGATCTGGAGGTGTGGGTTATCATCTATTTGGAATCGCACAGGGTCAAGTCTACCCTTTCGGTGTCCATGAACAACAACTTCCTCACCATGATGCCAGTAATAGTTAACTTCAGGGTTTagatctgaaacagaaaaaggaacacagaaaaacagtaaTTCACCTCTTGCATTTAAATTCTTCACCTTCCAattcttctccagctgcagtcagacacaaaacccaaaatccaTGTGTAATGATAGAGACTACCCACTAGTGATGGCCTGAACAATTCAGATATACCAGCGACATTCGTGCCGGCTCACAGACTGGCCCCGCCGCCCAAGGGCTCCTACGtccctttccctgccagccccgTTCCGTACCGAGGGAGGAAGCAGCCAGCAGTGGGTTGCGACCAGACAGGAAAGCGGCGAGGGTGGAAACGAGCTGCGTGAGGAAGGGGCCGGGCGTGTGATCCTGGTCGCGGTAGAGGAACGGCCGCTTCTTGTTCTGATAGAagctctcctgcaggagagcaTCGCAAGCGAGAGAGCGCAACTCGCCCATATCCGGAtacgccgccgctcccgccgcgggCTCCGGGGTTTTCGCGGCCCCCGGCGCCTCCGCAGCCCCCGGCGCCTCCGCTCCCGGCTCCGGGGCTCTGCCAGCCTCGGGGGTCGTTcctgccgccgctgccggggGTTTCGCGGCCGCGGCTCTCGGGGGCAAGCCCGGCACTAAGACGGTTTTTGTGAAACTGCGGTACCAGCGGTCGGCGTTGAGGGCGAAGGTCTGCGGGTGCACCGTGTACTTGGGCCGCTGCAGCTTCCCGTACAGCCGCAGCTTCTCCTCCACCGTGGCCGCCGCGTGCACCCGCTGCTTGAAGCGCTGCAGGCGTCGCGACTTGGCCGCTTTGCTCCTGGCCGTGAAGGACGCCACCACGGGCGGGTAGAGCGGGCTGGCGGGCGGCGAGGGGGGAACGGGCACCGTCTCGGAGTACCAGCGCCGGCCGGGCCGCAGCAGCCGCCGGGCCCCCAGCGCCGCCATCTCGCGGAAATGCGGGAAGGCGAAGGGGCGGTGCCTGGAAAACGCGGCATCTGATTGGCCTCTGGGCACCACGTGAGAAGCCGCTTTTCCGGTCGGCCAGCGGAGTCTCCTGCagcgggggctgccggggcagGAAGCGGCGGGGCCTTGAGAGTCACGTGCCTGGAGGGCGCCGATCGCCCCCGCGGCGCTGCTCTGAGGGACTTCTGCGCGTGCGCAATAGCGGTAGCACGGCGTCTGGAGCGCGGGAACTACAGATCCCAAGATGCTCAGCGAGAGGCGGCCCGGAAGTGCCGGGCGTGGCGCCAGGagccgcgccccgctccagtgGGAGCTCGCTCTTGCGGCGGCTGTGTGGCGGTGGGAGCCACAGAACCCATTGGGGTGGAAAAGACccctgagatcatcgagtccagtcTGTGACCGAACACCTTCATGTCAACAGACCCTGGCACCGAGTGCCACgcccagtctttccttaaacgcccagggatggtgactctacccCGTCCCGGTGGAGCCCATTCCAGTATCTAATCAccctgtgaagaaattcctcctaatgttCAAACTTAACCTCCCCTGGCGCAGCGCAAGGCTATGTGCTCTCGTCCTGTCCCTCGCTGTAAAGGCGCGAGGGAGCGTCCACCTGCTTCCACTGGAGAAAAGGACACCTTGGAACGGGCTTTCCGCAGGCCCAGGGCCCGAGGAGCCCGACCCAGCCTGGGTGCCTCAGCCtccttctgctgtgctgcagggaagggctggctCTGCGGGACACCGGGTACCCACAGCGCCGAGTGTAAACTGAAATTACTCCTTGTCGGAGACATCGCGGTCTGCAACGTCTGGCTTTAATAAAGGAATTAAACTCTGCTAAAATACGATCTGTTACGGCATTTGTTTGTGAAATGAAATGAGCTAAAAGTGGCATACTGACACCACAAGAATGTCACAGTAACAGCATGTTTATCTTAGAGATACTTGGAAAAGTTGAGGGTATTTCTCTTCAGGGGACAGATGAAATTCAATATTTATTCttaaaacttttcttctgtCATTACTTTTTTAAACTTGATTATTTGCAGTAGTCATAGGAAAttggttgttttttcctgtatttctgtgCATGGCTAGGAGTGGGAGTGGAAATTTTGAGTGGGATTGGGATAGGAGACACGTTACATACATCCCAGATAATCGGCTTTCTTTCTTCAACTTCTGCTTAGCTTTCTGCTGAACTAATGATCACTGCTGAAGTGGTGGAATCTTTGGAATTTAGAGGCATGTTTGGAGTAAATGACAGAGGTATAAACCCAGAGTTTGGGTTGAGATTTTCAAAGAATATAGAATATAAAACCATTGTCTTCTTTAAGGGGaagtaaaatagaaattaaactACTGTTAATCCATAGCTAAACAAAAACTATCCTTTAGTTTATGATTCACAAGGTGTGTTATAAAAGACAGATTTAAATGTTCAGTTGCAACGAAGTTCAGTATCAAGTATTTAAAATCTGGATGTTTTAATTCTGAATCCAGACACTCTCTTCACCAGATGGGTAAAGGGAGAAGGCCGGAGGTCAGATGACTGACCATTTAGGAAAGCAAGcacccttccttttcctcatcccaCATACTGCAGTCTCCAAGTGCACCCAAAAGCGTGTTTCCTCTAGATTGATAAAGGACACTGGCCAGATGTGTCCGAAGAAAAGATACTGAATCTCTCCCCCTGTGATCACAGCCAGCCATGGCAGACTTACACAAGTTGTTGAGGAAAATCACCATGTACTGTTCTTAGGGATTTTGCTGCTCTATCTCCTCTTTCAAAACACGTTTCCTTTGCTGTTTAGAAATATTCTTTCCATTTCATCCTTAAATGTATTCACAGTCAATTTATACCTGCTTGTTTTTGTGCCAACATTGTCCTTTAGTTTAATTAGCTTTTTGTTCTCTTCAATGTTGGCCTTCTGAAATATTGATGGAGACCAGTCGCATCACCTCTCAGTCCTCATTGACAGAGACTAAGCAAGCTCTTCTCACACAGGCAGGTTTCCATTTCCCTGATCATCTTAACAGCCCTTTCTTGCATTTCCTCCAGTTTTCCATTTGTCTCAGGGATATGTGACCATACTGAACCCATTTATTCATACAAGGGACTGTATTATCCACGCCAGGACTACTAACATTTTACCACTGTTAAAAACCTTTTTCATCATGTTGTCAAATCAGAATTTCCTGCCTTGAAGCTATATGATACTGTGAGCAACTTTTGCATGCATTATTTTAAACCCTCAAGTAGTTCAA
This genomic stretch from Corvus hawaiiensis isolate bCorHaw1 chromosome Z, bCorHaw1.pri.cur, whole genome shotgun sequence harbors:
- the MRPS30 gene encoding 39S ribosomal protein S30, mitochondrial; this translates as MAALGARRLLRPGRRWYSETVPVPPSPPASPLYPPVVASFTARSKAAKSRRLQRFKQRVHAAATVEEKLRLYGKLQRPKYTVHPQTFALNADRWYRSFTKTVLVPGLPPRAAAAKPPAAAAGTTPEAGRAPEPGAEAPGAAEAPGAAKTPEPAAGAAAYPDMGELRSLACDALLQESFYQNKKRPFLYRDQDHTPGPFLTQLVSTLAAFLSGRNPLLAASSLDLNPEVNYYWHHGEEVVVHGHRKGRLDPVRFQIDDNPHLQIRVPKQLPEVVPLESDLGDVPVIDHKPSKLPLFKKQYENKVFIGSKVADPCCYGHTQFHLLPDKLKRERFIRERLEDQIEVVYRSNGIASLFAWTAAQAMYQGFWSEADVTRPFVSQAVVTDGKYFAFFCYQLNTLALTAETIKNNPRKNICWGTDSKPLYDVVEDGNVKGFNDEVLLQLVRFLLNRPKEL